The Candidatus Eremiobacteraceae bacterium nucleotide sequence TTCGAACAGCTTGCTGCGCTGAGCGTCAGGGCGGTGGCGAGAACGGCGGTCGCAGCGCGCTTCAGCGCATCTGCCATTGCCATGTGTTCCAGAATTCGGTGACCGCCGGTGCCGGACGGTAGTTCTCGAAGCCGTCGCGGACCGCATCGTCACGATTGACGTAGTACATGAAGATGACCGGTGCGTCTTGCGCGAGGAGCTCTTGCACGCGCCAGTACGCGGCCTTGCGCGTCTCGCGATCGTATTGGGTCAGGGCGACCTTCTCTGCGGCGTCCACGCGCGGGTCGCACATGAACGACTGATTCCAGCCGACCGGCGGTTGCTGATCGCACGCCCACAGCGTCTCATCGTCGGGGTCGACGCCGGCGATCCACGCCGTGTACGCGAGGTCGAAGCGGCCGTTGTTGATGACGCCGCCCGAGCCGGCCGAGCCTTCGAGCACGCTCGTCGGATAGAATTTTATCTGGACGCGGATGCCGACGCGCTGCATCATCGATTGGAAGACCGGCGCGAACTTGCGCGCGTCTTCCCACGTCGTTCCCGAGGCAAGCGTCAGCGCCAGTTCGGTACCGTTCTTCGCGCGGTAGCCCGCGGCGTCGAGCTTCCATCCCGCCTGATCGAGCAGCCGGCCCGCGCCGGCCGGGTCGTAGGCCGGCTGGCGGACGTTCGGATCGAACGCCCACGAGAACGGCGGTTGATCGGTCTGCGCTCGCGTCGCATAGCCTTGCATCACGGTGCGGATGAGGTAGTCGCGATCCGTCGCCATCGAGATCGCGTGACGGACGCGGACGTCGTCGAGCGGCGCGTGCTTCTCGTTGAAGATGAGATACCAGTACTCGTTGAAGGTCTCCGTGTTTATGTGGACGCCCGGTATCCTCCGAAGCTCGGGGACTTGCGAACTGCCGGGGTTGTAGAAGAGATCCGCTTCGCCGGTCCGCATCTGCGTCGTCTGAGTGTTCGGGTCGATGATGATCGGGAAGTCGACCTCGCTCAGCTTCGGCGCGCCGCGCCAATAGTGCGGGTTCGGCTTGAGGACGATGCGCGTGCCCGGTTCGAACGTTTCGACGTAGAACGGTCCGGTGCCGACCGGCTTGTTGTTGAACGCCGCGTGGTTGATATCGGGCAAGCTCTTGAGCAGGTGCTCAGGCAGCACCGGCATCGGCTGCAGGCTCGGTCCGAAGAACGTGGCGATCGCCGGAGCGTACGGCCTCTTCAAGGTGACGAGCAGCGTGTGCGGGTCAGGCGCGCTCATCGAGGCTATATCGTCGTAACCTTCGCGCGTGAGCACGTTGTTGCGCGGATCCATGATGAGGTGCCAGGTGAAGATGGCATCGCGCGCGGTGAACGGCGCGCCATCCTGCCACGTCACGCCCTTGCGCAGGTGATACGTGATCGTGAGGCCGTCGCGGCTCACCCCGCCGTTATGCGGCGTCGGCACCTCCGTCGCCAGCTCCGGCTCGAGATCGCCCTGCTCGTTCACTTGAAAAAACCAAGCACCCCAGAACTGTCCGATGTCGACCGATGACGCGCTCGCCGACAGCTCGGGTATGAGCGAGTCGTTGCTGCCGATGCCGACGATCCTGACGACGCCGGGAAGCGCGCCGTTGGTCGGCGACGTACCGGACTGCACTTTCGAGCAGCCGGCGAATGCTACCGTCGCGGCGAGCAGCGAGGCGAGCGCGATCCGACCTGCGCCTAGATCTCCCATTCCCACGTGTTCCAAAACGTCGTGACGGCGTGCGCCGGTTTGTAGTTCTTGAGATCCGAGTTCGCGACGTCCTGGCGCTGCACGTACCAGTCGAGGATCATCGGCTCTTGCTCGGCGAGGATCTCCTGGATCTTGTAATACGCGGCCTTGCGCACGTCCGGATCGTAGCTCGAGAGCGCGATATGCTCTTCCGCGTCGAGCTCGTGGTTGCAGAAGCGATAGATGTTCTGACCTTTCGGCGGAAACTGGTCGCACATGAAGAGCGTCGAGTCGTCCGGATCGACGCCGTTGATCCACGACAGCAGGCCGGCGTCGTACTTGCCACCCTGCAGGATGCCGCCCGCGCCGTACGTCGCGAAGAACAGCGGCGTCGGGTAGTTCTTGACGTCGACCTTGACGCCGATCGCCTTCCACTCGCTCTGGAGCACTTGTTCCTGCACGAGCGAGTCGGCGCGGCCGATGACGCCGTCGAGCGAGATCTCGAGCGTCTGGCCGTTCTTGTGGCGATAGCCGTCGGCGCTCATCGTCCAGCCGGCCGATTCGAGCAGCTGATCGGCCTTGTTCGTATCGAACGGGTATTTCTTGACGTCGCGATTGTACGCCCAGAGGAACGGCGGCTGGTCGCTGTCGGCGGGCACGTAGACGTCGTGCGAGATGTTGTGGATGAGCGTGCGGCTGTCGATCGCATAGGCGAGCGCTTGACGGACGCGGACGTCGTCGAGCGGCGGGTGCTGCATGTTGAGCGCGATCTGGCCGTACTGCGTGAACGGCGTCAGGTAGATCTGGTAGCCCGTCAGCCGGTTGAGCTGGGGCGCTTGCGATGCGGGCGCGTAGTACTCGAAGTCGATGTCGTGGGCCTCGAGCTCGGTGAGAATCGTGTTCTCATCGGGGATGATCTCGTAGTCGATCTCTTTGAGCTTCGGCGGGCCGCGCCAGTAGTTCGGATTGGCGACCATCTTGATAAGGCTGCCTTTTTGGTATTCGACGACTTTGAACGGACCCGTGCCGATGGGGATGATGTTGAACGGCACCTTGTTGATGTTCGGATATTTCGACAGGATGTGCTTGGGCAGGATCGGGTACGGCGTCGGCCCCATCGTGAAGAAGTTGTTGACGAAGGGTGCCCATTTGTGCGCCAGGTGGACGACGATCGTGTAGTCGTCGACCTTGTCGATCTTGGTGATGTACGTCTTGTCGTAGCCGACGGTGCTGCTGACGAAGTTCGCCGGATTGTTCACCTGCTGCCACGTGTAGATGACATCGTCGGCGGAAAACGGTGCGCCGTCCTGCCACTTGACGCCCTTGCGCAGGTGATACGTGATGGTCAGGCCGTCTTTGCTGATGCCGCCGTTCGCGAGCGTCGGCTCGACGGTCGCAAGCTCGGGGTAGAGCTGGTTCTGGTCGGACCAATTGAAGAGATAGCCGGCCCAGAACATCGAGAGATCGACTTCCGTCTGCTGATTGCCGACGACCGGGTCCATGTTGTCCGGCTCGGCGTTTGCGGCCCAACGAAGCACGCCCGGTTTCGTCCACGAGTTGCCGCCGCCGGCACCGGTGCCGGCTTGCGTGTTGCCGCCCTGCGAGCACGCGGTGAGAGCGGCGACGACGACGAGTGCTGCGACGCAGCGGAGCGCACGGCGTTGGATCGACATATGATTCCTTTCGTGCCCGGCTTCCAGTCAGCGCTTCAAGGGCGCACCTTGAATCGGTGGCGCCCTCGAGTCTAGTTGGTCAGCCGACGGTCAGGCTTGAACTGACGACCTGCGGTTTACGAAACCGCTGCTCTACCAGCTGAGCTACGTCGGCGCGGCGACGGCTCTGCGGCGCCCCCGCGACCCGCTTCGGCCATGTTTTTGGGCTCGCCTGCCGGTACGAGGTGTCGCCGTGCCGGCTAGGTTGTGACGTGAGCGATGACGTGACCGAGCTCTCGGCGGATCCGTTCGGTTATCACCCTGGCATTGTTGGTCGACGCCCAAAAGCCGAACGTGTAAGGGACGGGTTTTCCCACATCCGGGAACTTGCGGTCGATCGCGATGACGATCCCATAGTAAGGATCTTCGCCCTCAAGCGTCGCCCACACGGCGGCGCTCCGCTTCTCCCGGTTGGTCACCTTTATCGATAGATCGGATTCGCTCGGGCCTCTGACGTCATAGTCATCGACCAGCAGCGCCGCTATCTCTGCGAGGAATTCGACGACATTGGTCTTGGTCTCCAGTCGCCCTTCCAATGAATTGCTCCTCGACCCGAACGAAGAGGATGCCGCCTCGGTCGCTTGTGGTTTTACGCTCTCGCGTACGTACCACGATCTCATCCGCGTCGCTTCGCGAAGCAGTCGCGGCAGTACACCGGCCGGTCAGCACTTGGGATGAAGGGCACTTCTGCTACACCTCCGCAGTCGCCGCATGTCGCCGTATGGGTTTCGCGGTGCGGGCGGGCCGTCGGCGCCGAGTACGTCGGTGCGTTGCCGTTGCGCGCTTGTCTGGCCTCGCGGCACTCGGGGCAACGCCCGGGGTCGCTCGTGAATCCCCTCTTCGCGAAGATATCCTGTTCGGCAACCGTGAAGGCGAATTGCTTCGCGCAATCGCGGCATACGAGCATCTTGTCTGACATCTTATCTGAACTTAGCACTATGATTTTCTCCTTAGGTAGGTCATTCACCGAAAAACAAAACTGCCCGCAGAGATGTACGCCGTTCGGCGGTACGGGCAGTCTATTGGGAAATGCCTTGAGTCGCTGTACTGCTATTATATCACAATTTCGACCGTTTCGCCACTACGTCAAAGCCCAATGATCAGTACGGGTTCTTGAAGCGCAGGACTTTGGAAAGATCTTTTCCGCGGATGATGCCGGCGCTGTGGTATGCGAGTCCCCACGAATCGATCGACGACATATCGGGGAAGATGCACGCCTCGAGCGTCTCGTCGATCGCACCCTTCAAATACCAGCCGCCGCCTGCGCCGGACGTGCCGCCGAACTGGTCGGATCCGCCGAGCAGCGTGCAGTAGCACGACGCAGGATTGCCGTTGCAGCTCCCGAGCGGGACCTGCGCGTAGTAGGCAAGAGCGGCAAGCGTCGGCTTCTGCGAGTAGAGCGTCGTCGTCAAGAGATGGATGCGCGAACCGTCGGGCCTCGTGTACTGGCAGAACTGGCGCATGCCGTCGAGGAACAGCAGCGTCGGGCCGTTCGAGCCGTAGACGGCCACGCGCGTCTCGACCTCACCGCCCGTATTTTTGCAATAAGCCGCCGCGGCTTGATAGAATTGCGGCGAGTAGGAGGCCTGCGGAGCCGACGCTCCAAGCGCAGCCGATCCGAACAACAGAAAAGACGCGGCCGCGAAAGCGGCGATGGCTGATGATTTCACGAGGTGCCTTCCTTTCGGCATCAGAGCCGTTATTGAAGATCGGATTCCCGGCGCGGACGTCGTCGACCTACTCTCCGTGCAGGGTCCTGCGCGACGACTGCAAGCCGAACACTTCGACGCTGTTCGAAGTCCCGACGAAGACTTTACCGTCGATAACGGTCGGTGTGAGGAACGGCGGGTTGTGGAGGTTCTGCCATAGCGCCACGTTGAGCTGGATCAACTGGTGCGTCAGATCGGTCGCGTCGTACGCGCGAAGCAGCACGGGATGCGTAGCGCGGTTCGCCGGCCGCGTCGTGATCCAGACGATGCCGGTGCCGGGCATCGCGCCGTTCGACGAGACGTCTGGGATCGCGCCGCCGCTGCCGCCGCACGAACTCGACGCGGTGCTCGCGAGCGTGAGTTGCGGAACACTCGTGTCGAGCGCGTACGCTCGCAGCGGGTCGCCGGCGCCGCAATAGTAGACGAACGACGTCGTCGGACCACCATAGTATGCCGGTCCACCGACAAGTTTGTGGATCGCGAGCTGCAGCTCTTGGACCACCGCGTCGGGCCCGCCCGGCGAGTAGCCGCCGAGCAAGTCGCGGTTCAGGAGGTAGATCGTCCCTTCTTCTCCCGCGGCGACGGCGAGGTGCGGAAACGCGCCGGGCTGGTCGGGCAATAGCATGACACCGCCGGCGCCGAGATCGTGGTTCAACTGCGCGAGCAGCGCCTGGTCGGAGGGCGTAAAAGAATCGAGCACCGTCAGGCCGGCCGACATCTTCATCACCGAATCGCCCCAGTTGTTGCCGCCCGTGTTCGCGTCGAACGGCCCATCGCCGGTCGCGAATAACACGTCGCCTTGATCGTCGGCGTCCGGACCCCAACCACCGCCCCAGATGTTGCCGTTGTACTTGTTCGAGACGTCGAGCGTCGTGCAGAAGAACGACTGGAGCGTGAGCGTCGATGCGTCATAGCGGAATATCCAGCCGTGCGGCTTCGTGCTCGGGGTCTTCGTGTCGTCGTGATTGCCGAAGCTCACATAGACACTTCCGTTCGCTAGCAGCACCGAGGCGCGGTTCAACTGCGACAGCGCGTCGAAGACGACCCGCCTGCCGTTATTCAGCCTCGTCGTCGCCGTGATGTCGACCGGCGTGAGGACGTCGGCGCCGTCGGTCCAATCGACCGCGTGGAGGAACTGGTGATACGTGTACCCGCCGCCGGACACCGCTTGCTGAATCGCGGCCACGAAGTAGATCGTTCCTGTGTTCGGATCGATTACCGGCGTCGACGTGATGCCGACCGCTGGGATGATGTTCTGTGCGTTCGTGAATTGGTAGGGGATCGGCACGGCGCCGCCGGCGGGATTCGCGTAGTTCTTCTGCCACAGCTGCGCGCCCGTGTCCGCGTCGAACGCGTAGAGCGAATCATTCTCGGTGGCGACGATGGCCACGTTGTGGGTCGCCTGTCCGATCGTGACGCCGCCGACGAAAAGCGGCTGCGCGTAGACGAACGCATCGACCGGCAGCGAGAACAAGTGGACGAAGC carries:
- a CDS encoding peptide ABC transporter substrate-binding protein, producing MGDLGAGRIALASLLAATVAFAGCSKVQSGTSPTNGALPGVVRIVGIGSNDSLIPELSASASSVDIGQFWGAWFFQVNEQGDLEPELATEVPTPHNGGVSRDGLTITYHLRKGVTWQDGAPFTARDAIFTWHLIMDPRNNVLTREGYDDIASMSAPDPHTLLVTLKRPYAPAIATFFGPSLQPMPVLPEHLLKSLPDINHAAFNNKPVGTGPFYVETFEPGTRIVLKPNPHYWRGAPKLSEVDFPIIIDPNTQTTQMRTGEADLFYNPGSSQVPELRRIPGVHINTETFNEYWYLIFNEKHAPLDDVRVRHAISMATDRDYLIRTVMQGYATRAQTDQPPFSWAFDPNVRQPAYDPAGAGRLLDQAGWKLDAAGYRAKNGTELALTLASGTTWEDARKFAPVFQSMMQRVGIRVQIKFYPTSVLEGSAGSGGVINNGRFDLAYTAWIAGVDPDDETLWACDQQPPVGWNQSFMCDPRVDAAEKVALTQYDRETRKAAYWRVQELLAQDAPVIFMYYVNRDDAVRDGFENYRPAPAVTEFWNTWQWQMR
- a CDS encoding peptide ABC transporter substrate-binding protein: MSIQRRALRCVAALVVVAALTACSQGGNTQAGTGAGGGNSWTKPGVLRWAANAEPDNMDPVVGNQQTEVDLSMFWAGYLFNWSDQNQLYPELATVEPTLANGGISKDGLTITYHLRKGVKWQDGAPFSADDVIYTWQQVNNPANFVSSTVGYDKTYITKIDKVDDYTIVVHLAHKWAPFVNNFFTMGPTPYPILPKHILSKYPNINKVPFNIIPIGTGPFKVVEYQKGSLIKMVANPNYWRGPPKLKEIDYEIIPDENTILTELEAHDIDFEYYAPASQAPQLNRLTGYQIYLTPFTQYGQIALNMQHPPLDDVRVRQALAYAIDSRTLIHNISHDVYVPADSDQPPFLWAYNRDVKKYPFDTNKADQLLESAGWTMSADGYRHKNGQTLEISLDGVIGRADSLVQEQVLQSEWKAIGVKVDVKNYPTPLFFATYGAGGILQGGKYDAGLLSWINGVDPDDSTLFMCDQFPPKGQNIYRFCNHELDAEEHIALSSYDPDVRKAAYYKIQEILAEQEPMILDWYVQRQDVANSDLKNYKPAHAVTTFWNTWEWEI